A stretch of the uncultured Trichococcus sp. genome encodes the following:
- a CDS encoding fructose-specific PTS transporter subunit EIIC → MKINDILLKELMIMDLQGTTKEGVIDEMIASLSANGIINDVAVYKEGIMKRESQTSTGLGDGIAMPHAKNKAVIKPAVVFAKSAAGVDYASLDGQPANLFFMIAAPEGANNVHLEVLASLSRLLINPDFTASLKKAQTPEEVQTLIAAAEAEREAKEQAEAAAKAAPVAATETKRPFVIAVTACPTGIAHTYMAEDSLKQMAEKMGVDIRVETNGSDGVKNPLTADEIRRADGVIVAADKKVEMARFNGKHVLQRPVSDGINKAEELITKAMRQEAPILNVEGDTFSASESDEKQSIIGKVYKDLMNGISHMLPFVVGGGILIAISFLFETSFGADSELFISFMAIGGAAFSFLIPILAGYIAQSIADRPGLLPGMAGGYLAVQANAGFLGGLIAGFMAGYIMVYLKKAFKGLPRTLDGMKTILLYPVFGLLITGLLMYFLVGPVFSTINTAMITFLENLGTGNAVLLGAVLGGMMAIDMGGPFNKAAYAFSIGVFTDTQDGSLMAAVMAGGMIPPLAIGIATLLFKNKFTDIEQKSGLSNILLGLSFITEGAIPFAAADPMRVIGSSIVGSAIAGGLTQLWAVSIPAPHGGLFVITLANRPLMFLLALLIGTAVSALMLGFWKQDKTQAVAK, encoded by the coding sequence ATGAAAATCAATGATATCTTACTAAAAGAATTGATGATTATGGATTTGCAAGGAACGACCAAAGAGGGCGTCATCGATGAAATGATCGCTAGTCTTTCCGCTAACGGCATCATCAATGACGTTGCGGTTTACAAAGAAGGCATCATGAAGCGCGAATCACAAACTTCAACTGGTTTGGGCGACGGAATCGCAATGCCGCATGCCAAAAACAAAGCGGTCATCAAGCCAGCTGTCGTTTTTGCAAAAAGTGCAGCCGGTGTCGACTATGCTTCATTGGATGGTCAACCTGCAAATCTGTTCTTCATGATCGCAGCTCCGGAAGGCGCAAATAATGTTCACTTGGAAGTTTTGGCGTCATTATCCCGTCTACTCATCAATCCTGACTTCACTGCATCATTGAAAAAAGCTCAGACTCCAGAAGAAGTGCAGACTTTGATTGCAGCTGCAGAAGCTGAACGTGAAGCCAAAGAGCAAGCCGAAGCAGCAGCGAAGGCAGCTCCAGTAGCGGCAACCGAAACCAAGAGACCTTTCGTCATTGCAGTAACGGCTTGCCCTACAGGGATCGCCCACACGTATATGGCCGAAGATTCATTGAAGCAAATGGCTGAAAAAATGGGCGTCGATATCCGCGTAGAAACGAACGGCTCGGACGGCGTCAAGAACCCATTGACTGCAGACGAAATTCGCCGTGCCGATGGCGTCATCGTGGCAGCTGACAAAAAAGTTGAAATGGCGCGATTCAACGGCAAGCACGTTTTGCAAAGACCGGTAAGCGATGGCATCAACAAAGCTGAAGAACTGATCACAAAAGCAATGCGTCAAGAAGCGCCGATCCTGAATGTTGAAGGCGATACCTTCTCAGCCAGCGAAAGCGACGAAAAACAATCCATCATCGGAAAAGTCTACAAAGACTTGATGAACGGTATTTCACACATGTTGCCGTTTGTTGTCGGCGGCGGTATCCTGATTGCGATTTCCTTCCTGTTCGAAACGTCATTCGGTGCTGACAGTGAGTTGTTCATCTCCTTCATGGCAATCGGTGGAGCGGCATTCAGCTTCCTGATTCCGATTTTGGCCGGTTACATCGCACAGAGTATCGCGGATCGTCCGGGATTGCTTCCGGGTATGGCAGGCGGTTACTTGGCTGTGCAAGCAAATGCTGGTTTCTTGGGTGGTCTGATTGCTGGTTTCATGGCCGGTTACATCATGGTCTATCTGAAGAAAGCCTTTAAAGGTTTGCCGCGCACATTGGATGGCATGAAGACAATTCTCTTGTACCCTGTGTTCGGTCTATTGATCACTGGCTTGTTGATGTATTTCTTGGTAGGTCCTGTTTTCTCCACAATCAATACAGCTATGATCACCTTCCTGGAAAACTTGGGTACCGGTAATGCCGTGCTGTTGGGTGCTGTTCTTGGCGGCATGATGGCAATCGACATGGGTGGCCCATTCAACAAAGCAGCCTATGCCTTCTCGATCGGTGTCTTCACAGACACTCAGGATGGCAGCTTGATGGCGGCTGTAATGGCCGGCGGGATGATTCCTCCATTGGCTATCGGTATCGCAACCTTGCTTTTCAAAAACAAATTTACGGATATCGAACAAAAATCCGGACTTTCCAACATCCTGTTGGGTCTATCCTTCATCACTGAAGGTGCGATTCCGTTCGCTGCAGCAGATCCGATGCGCGTTATCGGTTCATCCATCGTTGGTTCAGCGATTGCGGGTGGTTTGACGCAGCTATGGGCCGTTTCGATCCCTGCACCACATGGTGGCTTGTTCGTGATCACATTGGCTAACCGCCCGTTGATGTTCTTGCTGGCATTGTTGATCGGTACAGCCGTTTCAGCATTGATGTTAGGTTTTTGGAAACAAGATAAGACACAAGCAGTCGCAAAATAA
- the pfkB gene encoding 1-phosphofructokinase, whose translation MIYTVTLNPSIDYIVHLPAIQLGEVNRIQQDFKLPGGKGINVSRILNELEVENTALGFLGGFTGKYIEDWLEAENSKTHFTHVDEATRINVKIKSGMETEMNGPGPNIEPAVAEEFLKQFDTLDPENDIVVLAGSKPTSLPDDYYQTIIRRLTDKGITFLIDTTGEELKNALPYHPLLVKPNHHELAELFETTFETDEDILPYGKKLLEAGAQYAIISMAAKGAILFTPEGVYHGTVPKGILKNSVGSGDSMIAGFVGTYTKTHDPLESFKVSIACGSATAFADDLAKREEIDALVKQVTISQL comes from the coding sequence ATGATATATACAGTAACATTAAATCCATCCATCGATTACATCGTCCATTTACCCGCTATCCAGTTGGGTGAAGTGAACCGTATCCAACAGGATTTCAAACTGCCGGGAGGCAAAGGCATCAATGTTTCCCGCATCCTCAATGAACTGGAAGTGGAAAACACCGCTTTAGGGTTCCTGGGGGGGTTCACCGGGAAATACATCGAAGACTGGTTGGAAGCGGAAAACAGCAAAACACATTTTACGCATGTGGATGAAGCGACCCGCATCAATGTCAAGATCAAGTCAGGGATGGAGACGGAAATGAACGGTCCGGGCCCGAATATCGAGCCTGCAGTTGCCGAGGAATTCCTGAAACAATTCGATACGCTTGACCCGGAAAACGACATCGTAGTCTTGGCAGGAAGCAAACCTACAAGCCTGCCGGATGATTATTATCAGACCATCATCCGCAGACTGACGGACAAAGGCATCACGTTCCTGATCGATACGACCGGAGAGGAATTGAAAAATGCCTTGCCGTACCATCCGTTATTGGTAAAACCAAACCATCACGAGTTGGCTGAGTTATTCGAAACTACTTTCGAAACCGATGAGGATATCCTCCCGTACGGGAAGAAGCTGCTTGAAGCGGGAGCGCAGTACGCGATCATCTCGATGGCTGCCAAAGGAGCAATCCTTTTCACTCCGGAAGGTGTTTACCATGGGACTGTACCGAAAGGGATACTTAAAAATTCAGTCGGATCCGGAGATTCAATGATCGCCGGTTTTGTCGGGACATACACGAAGACGCACGACCCGTTGGAATCATTCAAAGTCAGTATCGCTTGCGGAAGCGCGACCGCTTTTGCCGACGATTTAGCCAAACGTGAAGAAATTGATGCTCTAGTCAAACAAGTCACTATCAGTCAGCTATAG
- a CDS encoding DeoR/GlpR family DNA-binding transcription regulator, which yields MLTEERHKIILDTLAKDNIVKLQDLVDQTGSSESTIRRDLSALEEAGFLIRVHGGAKRNYTVSAEDRMEDKTSKNVQDKQRIAEKAAQLVSDEDIIFLDAGSTTYEMIPFLKGKSILIVTNGVPHASLLSDLQLETILIGGKIKMETKAVIGPVSQMQMRNYRFSKAFLGINGIDKQYGFTTPDTEEAAIKRIAIENAAQSYVVADASKFKQVSFVKVCDIEDCGIISHNVPSEIKRNLKDSTTIWEAE from the coding sequence AACTGCAGGACCTTGTTGACCAGACGGGCAGTTCCGAATCAACGATAAGGCGGGATTTGAGCGCTCTTGAAGAGGCCGGTTTCCTGATTCGTGTCCATGGCGGAGCAAAGAGAAACTATACTGTTTCCGCTGAAGACAGGATGGAAGATAAAACATCCAAAAACGTTCAGGATAAACAACGCATCGCTGAAAAAGCAGCCCAACTGGTGAGTGATGAAGATATCATCTTTTTGGATGCCGGATCGACCACCTATGAGATGATTCCCTTCCTGAAAGGCAAGAGCATCCTGATCGTCACAAACGGCGTCCCGCATGCCAGTTTATTATCGGATCTGCAACTTGAGACGATTCTTATCGGCGGCAAAATCAAGATGGAGACAAAAGCAGTCATTGGACCGGTCAGCCAAATGCAAATGAGGAATTACCGTTTCAGCAAAGCTTTTCTCGGCATCAACGGCATCGATAAGCAGTACGGCTTCACGACGCCGGACACCGAAGAAGCGGCAATCAAACGGATTGCCATCGAGAATGCCGCACAAAGCTATGTCGTAGCGGATGCTTCGAAGTTCAAACAAGTCAGTTTTGTGAAGGTCTGCGATATTGAGGATTGCGGCATCATCAGCCACAATGTCCCTTCGGAAATCAAACGTAACCTGAAAGACAGTACAACTATTTGGGAGGCTGAATAA